CGCGGAATACAACCTTTTCGCCGCTCAGTTTCCGCAAATGGGCGTTGTCGGAACGCGGCGTCTGCGCCTGAATCCCGCCAACAACGGCAAGGCCGGTGAGTGACGCTGCGGCGGTCAGCACCACGAACCTTCTCTTGTTCATCATCATTCCCTTCCCAGATCAGTTGCGAGCGATCAACGTGCCATCGGCCTGCAACTTCCCGCCGAAGACCGGAAACAGGCTGGCATCGCCATAGTTCTTGATGCGCTCGGCCGCCTTCAGAGCTTCCATGTCCGCATCGGAGATTTCAAAATCGACCGCGGCATTGCTGCGCATGTGGTCAGAATTTCCGGTCCTCGGCAGCGGCAGCAGGCCGAGCTGGAGGCAATAGCGGATGCATATCTGCGGGACGGTGACACCGTACTTCGCAGCCATGGCCGAAAGCTTGCCGTCATCCAGGATCTTGCCATGTGCGATGGGTGAATAGGCTTCGACCAGCACGCCCTTGCTCTGCGTGTAGTCGATCAGGTCGAAGGGCGTATTGCCGACATGGGCGAGGATCTGATTGACAGCGGGCTTGATGGTCCCGTTGTCGAGGATGTTGTCGAGATCGACCTGCTCGAAGTTCGAAACGCCGATCGCGCGCAGCTTGCCCGCCTTATGGGCGTCTTCCAGCGCGCGCCATGCTTCGAGATTGCCCTCGAAGAAGTGATCGCCCTCGCGGAAGTCGGTCCACGGCTGCGGGCTATGGATGATCATGAGATCGAAGTAGTCCAGCCCGGAATCCTTCAGCGAGCCGTCGATGCCGGCCTTCGCCTCGTTGTAAGTCTTGTAGGCGGCTTCCAGCTTGGTGGTCACGAAGAGTTCGTCGCGGGCGACGCCGCAGGTGCGGATGCCTTCGCCGACGCCGCACTCGTTGCCGTAGCCTTCGGCCGTGTCGAAGTGGCGATAACCGGCTTCGACCGCATCGCGCACGACCTGCGCGGCCTTGCCGTCCTCGATCATCCAGGTTCCGAGTCCGAGCTTCGGGATCGTCACGCCGTTGGAGAGGGTATAGGTTTCATCCAGGATCATGGTCTTGCCTTTCAGTCGGGGCTTTGGCCATGCGATCATGGCCGTCAGCCCATGGCTGATCGCCTCGCATGACATCTTGCGCTGACTGATATGTAGAGAAGCAAGCGCCCGCGCTGTATCCTTCGGATGTGCATTGCAAGCATGAAGTAGATTCATGATCGGCGGATGCAGGCGCCCCGACGAAGCTATCAGTCGCGATAGCGCAGCCGGTCGATCAGCAGGCGCATGGCGGAGCTGACCTGGCGCCGCCCCGAGTAGAACAGGTGAAAGCCGTCATAGGGTGGGCACCAGTCCGCCAGCACGCGGCGCAGGGTTCCGTCCTTGATGCTCGTGGCGACGTCCGGCTCCGTGACCATGCAGATGCCATGACCTTGCTTGGCGGCTTCGATCACCATGTCGCTGTCGTTGAAGATGAAGGGGCCGGAGACCTTCTTGACGATCTCGACGCCATCCTTCTCGAATTCCCAGTCATAGGGTGCCGAGTGCGGCATGTAGCGCATGGCCAGGCATCGATGCTGGTCGAGATCGGAAGGGTGCTCGGGGACCGGACGATTGCGGAAGTAGCTCGGCGCTGCGACCACCGCGAGCCGGATAGGCGGGCCGACCTTCACCGCGATCATGTCCGGGCCGACGAACTCGCCCATGCGGATGCCAGCGTCGAAGCGATCCTCAGTGATGTCCGTCAGGCGCGTTTCCGTGCTGATCTCGATCTGGATCTCCGGATAGTCCTTCACCAACTGGTCGACGACAGGCCAAAGCACGGTCCGCGCCGCCGTTTTGCTGGTGGTGATCCGGATGAGGCCGCTCGGCGTATCGCCGAGATGACGCAGTTCTTCGACGCGCGCATTGATCTGACCAAAGCCGGGGCGTAGGGCCGCCAGCAGCTTCTCTCCGGCATCGGTCGTGGTGACGCTGCGCGCCGTGCGGTTCAGGAGCTTGAGGCCGATGGATGCCTCGACGCGCCGGATCGTGTGGCTGATGGCCGACTGCGAGACGCCGAGACGGGCGGCGGCGCGGGTGAAGTTACGCTCCTCGGCCACCGTCATGAAGATGACCAGGTCCCCCAGCTCGTCTCGTTTCATCTCGCGTCCTCTCGATGTTCTCCCCCTTACATAGTCCAAATACGCGCGAGAATCCCGTGATCGGCCATTAATCCCATTCATGCACGCTATGAAGGTGCGGCGGTACTTCCCCGGACCGCCTCACGCTATCGTTCCGGTATTCATCACCAGCATCGCAATGGTGGGAGTGAATGCATGAAGCCCGCGCAGGACTTCCAGGGGCCTGCCATTTCCAATCGATAGAAAGGTTCGAGATGCACAATCGAAGCGATACCGACAGACTTCATGAGCACCATGACATTCCGAACGCCGGCCGTCGGCAACTGCTGACGATGGTCGGCGCGGGCATCGCGGTGGCACCATTCCTTGGCGCAGTGTCGTCGGCCATGGCCCAGACCCAGGACGGCGCAGCAGCTGCGGCTGACGCCAGCGCCTCCGGCCAGTTCAAGATCGGTGGCGACCTCACCGTCAATCGCCTCGGCTTTGGCGGGCTGCCGCTGTGCGGTCCCGGTGTCTGGGGCGAGAACGATCGCCGCGATGAGGCCATCCAACTGCTGAAGCGTCTGCCCGAACTCGGCGTGAACTTCATCGACACCGCCGATGCCTACGGTCCCTTCGTCAGCGAAGACCTGATCGCCGAGGCGCTTGCTCCCTACGAAGGTTTCGCTCATGGGGGCGCGCATATCTCCACCAAGGGAGGCTTCGTGCGTCCGAACGCCGAGACGGATCCGTGGGTCGAGGTCGGCGATCCGGCCTATCTGGAGCAATGCGTGCGCATGAGCCTTCGCCGCCTCAAACTCGATCGCATCGACCTGTGGCACCTCCACCGCGTCGATCCGGATGTGCCGGAAGCCGCCCAATACGAAGCCATGAAGTCGTTTATCGACCGCGGCCTTGTCCGGCACGCGGCGCTCAGCGAGGTGTCAATTGAGCAGATCGAGGCAGCACGGAAGATTTTCCCCGTCGCCGCGGTGCAGAACCGTTACAATCTCGCCGACCGGGAACATGAGGACGTTCTCGATTACTGCGAGAAGGAAGGGATCGCCTTCATCCCGTGGTGGCCGCTGGGCTTCGGCAAGCTGGCGCGTGCGGGTGCCCCGCAGGAGGAGATCGCCAAGGCGAAGGGTGTGAGCAACGCTCAGCTCGCAATCGCCTGGCTACTGAAGCGCAGCCCGGTCATGCTGCCGATCCCAGGGACGAGCCGCCTGGCGCATCTCGAGGAGAACGTCGCGGCCGCCGCCATCACGCTGACGGATGACGAGTTCGAGCAAGTAGACCGCATCGCGCGTCCACGCTGATCATCAGAAGCGCCGCCTGTTGAAGGCGGCGCTTGTCTGTTGCCAATGACCGAGATTCCAGCCGATCTGACCGAGTGTTCATTACTGCGCATCGTTCAGGCTCTCAAAGTCGGGATATCATGCAGCCAAATGCGGAAAGAGTCGGTGCTATAAATCTGACAGGGAGGCCAGCCGTCACCGCGGCCCGATGGGCGGTACCCTAAGCGCGATGCCGAAGCGCATCGACGATGACCTTGAAGGCGGGCAGGTTCTGGCGGCGGCTGGGATAATAGAGGAAATAACCGTCGAAGAACGGCGACCAGTCATCCAGCACCTGCACCAGCGCGCCTGAAACGATGTGCCGCTCCACGATATTATCAGGCACATAGGCAATGCCATAATCGCTCACCGCGGCGTCGATCATGGCGTAGGAGTTATTGAAGGTAAGCTGGCCGCTCACGCGCACGCGTAGTTCCTGTCCGTTCTTCTCGAACTCCCATGCGTAAAGACCGCCTGCGGTCTCGTGGCGCATGTTGATACAGCGGTGCCGGACGAGATCCTGCGGATGCTTCGGTACGCCATGTTCGGCGAAATAGCCGGGCGAGGCCACGGCCACCAGCCGCCAGTCCGGCCCGATCCGCATGGCGATCATATCCTTTTCGACGCTTTCCCCGAGCCGAACACCCGCGTCGAAACCGTCCTTGACGATGTTGCGGAACGTGCTGTCGAGGATCAGTTCGACGTTGATATCGGGATACGCCTTGAGCACCGGCTTCAGCTTCGGCCAGACAACGCTTTCGAGCGCGTGGTCGGAAAGCGTCAGCCGGATCGTGCCAGTCGGCGTGTCGCGGAACGCCGATAGCGCGGCGATCTCGTCCTCGATCTCCGCCATGCGCGGGGTGATCGTCTGCAGAAGGCTCTCCCCCGCTGGCGTCGTGGCGACGTTGCGCGTCGTGCGCGTCAGAAGGCGAATGCCCATGTTCGTCTCAAGCTGCCGGATGGCGTAGCTGAGGGTGGACTGCGCCACGCCGATCCTCGCCGCCGCTTTGGTGAAGCTCCGCTCCTCAGCGACGATCCGGAACCAGGTCAACTGGTTGAAGTCCGTCTTCTCCATGTGCCCTCGCCGTGTTCGCTACGCAGAGATTAATCGATGACATCGATTGATCCAATCAAATTGCGATGACTAATCGTTCCAGAGTCGACGACCTATATCCGTATCGAACCCGATAGACAGGAGTAAGCGGAGAATGGTTTCCGCCGTGGAAAATGCCGGTAGCAAGCCTGCCGCCTGGGGCGCCGTGCTTTCGATGGCGCTGTGCGTGGCGATGCTGATCGCCTCGGAATTCATGCCGGTCAGCCTGCTGACGCCGATGGCGGAGGGGCTGCACGCGACCGAGGGGCAGACAGGACAGGCGATCTCGATCAGCGGGCTGTTCGCCGTCGCGGCCAGCATGCTCGTCACCACTGCTGCCGGAAGGCTGAACCGGAAATGGGTGCTGATCGCGATGACGGGTTTCATGCTGCTGTCGCTGGTTCTGGTCGCCGCCGCGCCGAACTTCCTCGTGCTGATGGCCGGCCGTGCGCTTCTCGGCATCTGCATCGGTGGTTTCTGGGCGCTGGCGACTGCCGTCATCATGCGGCTGGTTCCGGCCGAAGACGTGCCGCGTGCGCTGGCGCTGATGTATGGCGGGCAGGCGATTGCCGCAGCCTTTGCCGCACCCGTCGGCAGCTATCTCGGCGGCCTGTTCGGCTGGCGTGAGGTGTTCTGGGCGCTGACGCCTGTCGTCGCCATCAACCTCGTCTGGCATGCGATCGCGCTGCCGTCGCTGCCCGCGCACCAGAAGCAGGATTTCCGGGCGATGCTCGGCCTGCTGAGGCGTCCGTACTTCATGCGCGGCCTGATCGCCTGCATGCTGTCCTGGGGCTCGGCTTTCACCATGTTCACCTATCTGCGGCCGTTTCTGGAGCAGGTGACGGGCGTGGACGTGACGACGCTGTCGGTCCTGCTGCTGCTTCTCGGTTGCGCCGGGTTCATCGGCACATGGGCGGCAGGCCGATTCCTGAAAGGGAACGTCGCCCCCTTCCTGAAGCTGCCGGCGCTCGTCATGGGCGGAGCCACTGTCGGGCTGCTGCTTCTCGGCTTCTCGGTCGTCGCCGTTGGCTTCTTCATGGCCATCTGGGGTGCGATGAACACCATGTTCTCGGTCATCTGGATGACGTGGATGTCGCAGAACGCCGATGACGCGCCCGAGGCAGCCGGCAGCCTGATGGTCGCGGCGATCCAGGCCTCGATCCTGCTCGGCGCGGTCATCGGCGGGCTGCTGCTGGACGGCATTTCCATCGAGGCGACCTTCATCGGCAGCGTCGCGCTGGCGGTGCTTGCGATCGCCCTGATCGGCGATGGCCAGCGCCTGCTGAAGCCGGAGGCGAACTGACATGAACCAGTCCGCACCGATCTCCCGGCGTCGATTGCTGGCGATAGGCGCCGCCGGCCTTGCCCTACCGATCTTTCTGCCCTCGACCACACAAGCTCAGGAAGGAGCGATCATGCGCCTCAAACTGACTTTCGCCGATCAACAGTTCACGGCGACGCTGGAAGACAATGCCGCGGG
The window above is part of the Rhizobium sp. ACO-34A genome. Proteins encoded here:
- a CDS encoding 2,5-diketo-D-gluconic acid reductase, which codes for MILDETYTLSNGVTIPKLGLGTWMIEDGKAAQVVRDAVEAGYRHFDTAEGYGNECGVGEGIRTCGVARDELFVTTKLEAAYKTYNEAKAGIDGSLKDSGLDYFDLMIIHSPQPWTDFREGDHFFEGNLEAWRALEDAHKAGKLRAIGVSNFEQVDLDNILDNGTIKPAVNQILAHVGNTPFDLIDYTQSKGVLVEAYSPIAHGKILDDGKLSAMAAKYGVTVPQICIRYCLQLGLLPLPRTGNSDHMRSNAAVDFEISDADMEALKAAERIKNYGDASLFPVFGGKLQADGTLIARN
- a CDS encoding LysR family transcriptional regulator; this translates as MKRDELGDLVIFMTVAEERNFTRAAARLGVSQSAISHTIRRVEASIGLKLLNRTARSVTTTDAGEKLLAALRPGFGQINARVEELRHLGDTPSGLIRITTSKTAARTVLWPVVDQLVKDYPEIQIEISTETRLTDITEDRFDAGIRMGEFVGPDMIAVKVGPPIRLAVVAAPSYFRNRPVPEHPSDLDQHRCLAMRYMPHSAPYDWEFEKDGVEIVKKVSGPFIFNDSDMVIEAAKQGHGICMVTEPDVATSIKDGTLRRVLADWCPPYDGFHLFYSGRRQVSSAMRLLIDRLRYRD
- a CDS encoding oxidoreductase; the encoded protein is MAQTQDGAAAAADASASGQFKIGGDLTVNRLGFGGLPLCGPGVWGENDRRDEAIQLLKRLPELGVNFIDTADAYGPFVSEDLIAEALAPYEGFAHGGAHISTKGGFVRPNAETDPWVEVGDPAYLEQCVRMSLRRLKLDRIDLWHLHRVDPDVPEAAQYEAMKSFIDRGLVRHAALSEVSIEQIEAARKIFPVAAVQNRYNLADREHEDVLDYCEKEGIAFIPWWPLGFGKLARAGAPQEEIAKAKGVSNAQLAIAWLLKRSPVMLPIPGTSRLAHLEENVAAAAITLTDDEFEQVDRIARPR
- a CDS encoding LysR family transcriptional regulator; amino-acid sequence: MEKTDFNQLTWFRIVAEERSFTKAAARIGVAQSTLSYAIRQLETNMGIRLLTRTTRNVATTPAGESLLQTITPRMAEIEDEIAALSAFRDTPTGTIRLTLSDHALESVVWPKLKPVLKAYPDINVELILDSTFRNIVKDGFDAGVRLGESVEKDMIAMRIGPDWRLVAVASPGYFAEHGVPKHPQDLVRHRCINMRHETAGGLYAWEFEKNGQELRVRVSGQLTFNNSYAMIDAAVSDYGIAYVPDNIVERHIVSGALVQVLDDWSPFFDGYFLYYPSRRQNLPAFKVIVDALRHRA
- a CDS encoding MFS transporter; translation: MVSAVENAGSKPAAWGAVLSMALCVAMLIASEFMPVSLLTPMAEGLHATEGQTGQAISISGLFAVAASMLVTTAAGRLNRKWVLIAMTGFMLLSLVLVAAAPNFLVLMAGRALLGICIGGFWALATAVIMRLVPAEDVPRALALMYGGQAIAAAFAAPVGSYLGGLFGWREVFWALTPVVAINLVWHAIALPSLPAHQKQDFRAMLGLLRRPYFMRGLIACMLSWGSAFTMFTYLRPFLEQVTGVDVTTLSVLLLLLGCAGFIGTWAAGRFLKGNVAPFLKLPALVMGGATVGLLLLGFSVVAVGFFMAIWGAMNTMFSVIWMTWMSQNADDAPEAAGSLMVAAIQASILLGAVIGGLLLDGISIEATFIGSVALAVLAIALIGDGQRLLKPEAN